The Ktedonobacterales bacterium genome has a segment encoding these proteins:
- a CDS encoding S53 family peptidase, translated as MKVVHIVASMTRLPRGARRIAQQPWLIGMLAALLLLSGCGGSPEPQPSRSTYLPPLPALSGLPTAALQGKLIGLLPLDQTLQLTIGLKINRQALAQAAQDIYDPSSPRYGQYLSPQQVAEQFGADAETVQHVTTWLTQQGFQVVNASPLRTTLTVQATVLQIAKAFQIVLQQRSLNGQDFFGPNQAPVLPADIAPLVTAIIGLDNFAHFQGQLSRLHSSSPQQKQSPKLGDCTLYSLMGLTRDQLAQAYSFDALYKQGIRGQGMKIGIVEVGESYDRHDVANYAACNDVNLQVRNVDVDGRVPAGPGAGEGALDLELIAGLAPQAQLIDYQSPQPDDKSFLDVLNRIAVDDEVQVASISYGIGEGQVTPAYMAQYGQTLQLMAVEGISVFISSGDCAAFTDGVFGQLVVSFPASAPWAIGVGGTSLKGGERAWEAGSPDKSKCGNTWGTGGGVSQNKNFPLPPWQAGQGVQNSFSNGNRQVPDVAAAADGIAIYYQGFWLGVGGTSAAAPIWAAGALLVDQALRKQGKPNLGGPPTIYQLANHPGKFHPFHDIKNGTNLYYKTGPGWDYPTGWGTPNFLEIARALGGLS; from the coding sequence GTGAAAGTAGTACATATCGTCGCCTCGATGACCCGGCTACCACGAGGCGCCAGGCGAATAGCACAGCAGCCGTGGCTCATTGGGATGTTGGCCGCCTTACTCCTATTGAGTGGTTGTGGAGGTTCTCCAGAGCCGCAGCCATCGCGCTCTACGTATTTGCCGCCGCTTCCGGCCCTCTCAGGGCTGCCAACTGCGGCGCTGCAAGGAAAACTCATTGGCTTGCTGCCGCTTGACCAAACGCTTCAGTTGACAATTGGCTTAAAAATCAATCGGCAGGCGTTGGCCCAGGCAGCACAAGACATCTATGACCCCTCTTCGCCGCGCTACGGCCAATATCTCTCCCCACAACAAGTGGCCGAGCAGTTTGGCGCAGACGCGGAAACCGTCCAGCACGTGACCACCTGGCTTACTCAGCAGGGGTTTCAAGTGGTCAACGCCAGCCCACTGAGAACCACCTTGACCGTACAGGCCACCGTCCTACAAATAGCAAAAGCCTTTCAGATTGTTCTCCAGCAGCGGTCGCTGAATGGGCAAGACTTCTTTGGACCAAATCAAGCCCCCGTCTTGCCAGCCGATATTGCGCCGTTGGTTACGGCCATCATCGGGCTGGATAACTTTGCCCACTTCCAGGGCCAACTGAGTCGGTTGCACAGCAGTTCTCCCCAGCAGAAGCAATCCCCAAAACTTGGCGACTGTACGCTGTATAGCCTGATGGGACTGACGCGGGACCAACTGGCGCAGGCATATTCCTTCGACGCCCTCTATAAGCAGGGAATCCGAGGCCAGGGAATGAAAATAGGCATCGTGGAGGTAGGTGAGTCTTATGATCGCCACGATGTCGCCAATTACGCCGCCTGCAACGACGTGAACCTGCAAGTGCGCAATGTGGATGTAGATGGTCGAGTACCGGCTGGCCCCGGAGCGGGAGAGGGGGCGCTGGACCTTGAATTGATCGCCGGACTGGCGCCCCAGGCGCAGTTGATTGACTATCAATCCCCCCAACCCGACGACAAGAGCTTTCTGGATGTCTTGAATCGGATCGCCGTAGACGATGAGGTGCAGGTAGCCAGTATCAGCTATGGCATAGGAGAGGGGCAGGTCACGCCCGCTTATATGGCCCAGTATGGGCAAACCCTGCAACTGATGGCGGTGGAGGGGATCAGCGTCTTCATTTCCAGTGGGGATTGCGCCGCCTTTACCGATGGCGTGTTTGGTCAGCTTGTGGTGAGCTTCCCAGCGAGCGCGCCCTGGGCCATTGGCGTGGGAGGCACCAGCCTGAAGGGCGGGGAGCGCGCCTGGGAAGCGGGAAGCCCGGATAAATCGAAGTGCGGGAATACGTGGGGGACTGGCGGAGGCGTCAGCCAGAATAAAAACTTCCCTCTGCCACCCTGGCAGGCGGGGCAGGGAGTCCAGAACTCGTTCTCGAACGGCAATCGCCAGGTGCCAGATGTCGCCGCCGCTGCTGATGGCATTGCCATCTATTATCAGGGGTTCTGGCTGGGAGTGGGAGGCACCAGCGCGGCAGCCCCCATCTGGGCTGCTGGGGCGCTGCTGGTCGATCAGGCGCTGCGCAAGCAAGGGAAGCCCAATCTAGGGGGGCCGCCGACCATCTACCAGCTTGCCAATCATCCAGGGAAGTTTCATCCCTTCCACGACATCAAAAACGGAACGAACCTCTATTATAAAACCGGACCAGGATGGGATTATCCCACAGGCTGGGGAACGCCGAACTTCCTTGAGATCGCCCGCGCGCTGGGAGGGCTTTCCTGA
- a CDS encoding XdhC family protein, translated as MRDILDEVQRLRAERRPFALATVVAANQPTSGTPGARAIITSDAKIEGWVGGHCAQPTVVRQSLAALADGLPRLVVLGPDAELDVTRKSGIIPVTMTCAGQGELQIFVEPFLPKVELVVVGSSPVARTLARLGSLLDFEVWACDPDADMQAFPGVDRLVESLEALKPQLTARNYVVVATFGAYDEAAIQAALESPASYVGLVASKKRMAAIQAFLEEQGVSAEQLLRLKRPQGLPGRALQPGEIAFSVMAALLDIRRQRIGLSQDELPAPRAEAIDPICGMTVDIATATYKTERNGQMYYFCCAGCQAKFEAS; from the coding sequence ATGCGTGACATCCTTGATGAAGTCCAGAGGCTGCGCGCCGAGCGCCGTCCATTCGCGCTGGCGACGGTGGTAGCCGCCAATCAACCAACTTCAGGCACACCGGGCGCGCGAGCGATTATTACGTCGGATGCGAAGATCGAGGGCTGGGTGGGCGGCCATTGCGCGCAGCCCACCGTAGTTCGCCAGAGCCTGGCCGCTCTGGCAGATGGCTTGCCGCGACTGGTGGTATTAGGCCCGGACGCCGAACTGGATGTCACGCGCAAATCGGGGATCATTCCGGTGACGATGACCTGCGCAGGGCAGGGGGAACTGCAAATCTTTGTTGAGCCTTTTCTGCCCAAAGTCGAACTGGTCGTTGTTGGCTCTTCTCCGGTGGCCCGGACGCTGGCCCGCCTGGGGAGCCTCCTCGACTTTGAGGTTTGGGCGTGCGATCCTGATGCCGATATGCAGGCTTTCCCTGGGGTTGATCGCCTCGTGGAAAGCCTGGAGGCGCTCAAGCCGCAGCTAACAGCCCGGAATTATGTGGTTGTGGCGACATTTGGCGCCTACGACGAGGCAGCCATCCAGGCCGCGCTGGAGAGTCCGGCCAGCTATGTTGGCCTGGTTGCCAGTAAGAAACGCATGGCCGCCATCCAGGCGTTCTTAGAGGAGCAAGGCGTCTCTGCCGAGCAGCTATTGAGGCTGAAACGACCTCAAGGGCTGCCCGGCAGGGCGCTCCAGCCAGGGGAGATCGCTTTTAGCGTCATGGCTGCGCTGCTGGATATTCGCCGCCAACGAATAGGACTCTCCCAGGATGAGCTTCCCGCTCCGCGCGCCGAAGCCATAGACCCGATCTGCGGCATGACGGTGGACATCGCTACGGCAACCTACAAGACCGAGCGCAACGGGCAGATGTACTATTTCTGCTGCGCTGGCTGCCAGGCGAAGTTCGAGGCGTCGTAG
- a CDS encoding long-chain fatty acid--CoA ligase produces the protein MSSANTDIPPLPETLADLARYNRERFGEYISLVYEFPGSECEYTNLEVDREANKLAHALMGLGVKKGDRVMVMMQNNPQVLIGYQALARIGAITIPVLPLLKPPEVAYIAANSQAVAILTSTWVLHIVQEGVKEATSMRHVIVVGQQGDAPASDGADYQVHGYDALVANQPDTLPAVEIKPEERAVILYTSGTTGRPKGVLLSHRNLISNAIAGAGDDTEITRGRASLAVLPLAHAFGITVSNVAYLSGTKTVMVARFELEQVFQLIEKHRVAGFAGVPAMFVAMLNFSDAEKYDTSSLEFVVSGSAPLPVSVLEGFEKRFNCPIREGYGLSEATTAVSGHAVDMVRKPGSVGKPLQGVEVRVVDDNDNDLPVGEVGELLVRGPNLMQEYYNMPDETAQALRGGWLHTGDMAKLDEEGYIYIVERKKDLIIRGGLNIYPRDVEEVLMRHPAVLECAVIGVPSERLGEEVLAYVVLQDGKQATAEEVMDFSRQYLANYKTPSFVEFIPALPRNPIGKIDRKILRAKSR, from the coding sequence ATGAGCAGCGCAAACACGGACATTCCCCCTCTTCCTGAAACCCTGGCTGACCTGGCCCGCTATAACCGTGAGCGTTTTGGCGAATATATCTCGCTGGTCTATGAGTTCCCTGGCAGTGAATGCGAGTATACCAACCTGGAGGTGGACCGCGAGGCGAATAAACTGGCCCATGCCTTGATGGGCCTGGGGGTGAAGAAGGGGGATCGGGTGATGGTGATGATGCAGAATAACCCGCAGGTGCTGATCGGCTATCAGGCACTGGCGCGCATCGGCGCGATCACTATTCCGGTTCTGCCCCTGCTGAAGCCGCCGGAGGTGGCCTATATTGCCGCCAATTCCCAGGCGGTAGCCATTCTCACCAGCACCTGGGTCTTGCATATTGTGCAGGAGGGGGTGAAAGAGGCGACCTCCATGCGCCATGTGATTGTCGTGGGCCAGCAGGGCGATGCGCCTGCTTCTGATGGCGCTGACTATCAAGTACATGGCTATGACGCGCTGGTTGCCAATCAACCGGATACCCTCCCAGCGGTGGAGATCAAGCCGGAAGAACGGGCGGTCATTCTCTATACCTCCGGCACGACAGGACGCCCCAAGGGGGTGCTGCTCAGCCATCGCAACCTGATCTCCAACGCCATTGCTGGTGCTGGGGATGATACGGAAATTACCAGGGGGAGGGCGTCGCTGGCGGTACTGCCCCTGGCGCATGCGTTTGGCATTACCGTCTCGAACGTCGCGTATCTGAGCGGCACGAAAACTGTGATGGTGGCTCGCTTCGAGCTTGAGCAGGTATTTCAACTGATTGAGAAGCATCGCGTTGCTGGATTCGCCGGTGTGCCAGCTATGTTTGTCGCCATGCTCAATTTCTCCGATGCGGAGAAGTACGATACCAGCAGCCTGGAGTTTGTGGTCAGTGGCTCGGCGCCGCTGCCGGTGAGCGTGCTGGAGGGCTTCGAGAAACGTTTCAACTGTCCTATCCGCGAGGGCTACGGTCTTTCCGAGGCGACAACGGCGGTTTCCGGCCACGCGGTTGATATGGTGCGTAAGCCTGGCTCCGTTGGCAAGCCGTTGCAGGGGGTGGAGGTGCGCGTGGTGGATGATAACGACAACGATCTCCCGGTTGGCGAGGTGGGCGAACTGCTGGTGCGCGGCCCCAATCTCATGCAAGAATATTACAATATGCCGGATGAGACGGCGCAGGCACTGCGCGGCGGCTGGCTGCACACCGGCGATATGGCAAAGCTGGATGAAGAGGGCTACATCTATATTGTCGAACGCAAGAAAGACCTGATCATTCGCGGCGGCCTCAATATTTATCCGCGTGATGTAGAAGAGGTCTTGATGCGCCATCCGGCGGTGCTGGAATGCGCGGTGATCGGCGTGCCATCAGAGCGCCTGGGCGAAGAGGTGCTGGCTTACGTCGTGTTGCAGGACGGCAAACAGGCCACAGCCGAAGAAGTGATGGATTTCAGTCGGCAGTATCTGGCAAACTATAAAACCCCGTCCTTTGTCGAGTTCATCCCGGCGCTGCCGCGCAATCCCATCGGCAAAATTGACCGCAAGATTCTACGCGCGAAGAGCCGCTAA
- the treS gene encoding maltose alpha-D-glucosyltransferase, translated as MSADDLWYKDAVFYELHVKAFYDSNGDGTGDFRGLTEKLDYLQDLGVDCVWVLPFYPSPLRDDGYDISDYYNIHPSYGTLADFRAFLKAAHHRGMRVITDLVMNHTSDQHPWFQDSRRSPHSRYRDYYVWSQTYQKYADARIIFTDTERSNWSWDMEAGAYYWHRFFSHQPDLNYANPQVHRAMTRVIRFWLDMGVDGFRMDAVPYLYEREGTNCENLSETHAYLREVRRAVEKSHPGSILLCEANQWPQDVRAYFGDGDECHMAFNFPVMPRLFMSLRSENRLPIVDIIEQTPGIPAVCQWGLFLRNHDELTLEMVTDAERDYMYHEFATDPRMKINLGIRRRLAPLLGNGRRQIELMTSLLFTFPGSPIIYYGDELGMGDNIYLGDRNGVRTPMQWSGDRNAGFSRADTAALYSPLIMDPVFGYQAVNVEAQQRSPSSLLNWTRRMIRIRKRYPVFGRGSIEFLRPENKKVLAYLRSDGEQTVLVVANLSRFSQPVELDLQRFRGMSLIELIGETQFPPVREEPYFLSLGPHGFYWFRVAHDGCHLQDQAVVSGGAP; from the coding sequence ATGAGTGCGGATGATTTGTGGTATAAGGATGCCGTTTTCTACGAACTCCATGTGAAAGCATTTTACGATAGTAACGGGGACGGGACCGGGGATTTTCGCGGGTTAACGGAGAAGCTTGATTACCTTCAAGACCTGGGCGTGGATTGCGTCTGGGTTCTGCCATTTTATCCTTCGCCGCTGCGAGATGACGGCTACGACATTTCGGATTATTACAACATTCACCCTTCCTATGGGACGCTGGCTGATTTCCGCGCCTTTCTCAAAGCGGCGCACCATCGGGGCATGCGCGTCATTACCGATCTGGTCATGAACCATACCTCTGACCAGCATCCCTGGTTTCAGGATTCGCGCCGTTCGCCGCATTCCCGCTATCGTGACTATTACGTCTGGAGCCAGACCTACCAGAAATATGCCGACGCGCGCATCATCTTTACTGACACGGAACGCTCCAACTGGTCCTGGGATATGGAAGCAGGAGCCTATTATTGGCATCGTTTCTTCAGCCACCAGCCAGACCTGAACTATGCTAATCCCCAGGTGCATCGGGCGATGACGAGGGTGATTCGTTTCTGGCTGGATATGGGTGTGGATGGTTTTCGGATGGACGCTGTACCCTACCTGTATGAGCGCGAGGGTACCAATTGCGAAAACCTGTCTGAAACACATGCCTATCTGCGCGAGGTGCGCCGGGCTGTTGAAAAATCCCATCCGGGCAGCATCTTGCTTTGCGAGGCGAATCAGTGGCCCCAGGACGTGCGGGCGTATTTTGGTGACGGCGATGAATGCCATATGGCCTTTAATTTTCCGGTGATGCCGCGCCTTTTTATGAGCCTGCGCAGCGAAAATCGCCTGCCTATTGTTGATATTATCGAGCAGACGCCTGGGATTCCGGCAGTGTGCCAGTGGGGATTATTCCTACGTAATCATGATGAGTTGACGCTGGAGATGGTGACGGACGCCGAACGCGACTATATGTATCATGAGTTCGCTACAGACCCTCGTATGAAGATAAACCTGGGGATTCGTCGCCGCCTTGCGCCTTTGCTGGGCAATGGGCGCAGGCAAATTGAGTTGATGACCAGTCTGCTCTTTACCTTCCCCGGCAGCCCCATTATCTATTATGGCGATGAGCTGGGCATGGGGGATAACATCTACCTGGGCGACCGCAATGGCGTGCGCACACCCATGCAGTGGAGCGGTGATCGCAACGCTGGTTTCTCGCGCGCCGATACAGCGGCGCTGTATAGCCCACTGATTATGGACCCGGTGTTTGGCTATCAGGCTGTAAATGTTGAAGCCCAACAGCGCAGCCCGTCGTCGCTGCTCAATTGGACCAGGCGCATGATTCGCATCCGCAAACGCTATCCTGTCTTTGGGCGCGGCTCTATCGAGTTTTTGCGCCCGGAGAACAAGAAGGTGCTGGCGTACCTGCGCAGCGACGGCGAGCAAACCGTACTGGTTGTGGCGAATCTTTCGCGCTTCTCGCAGCCGGTTGAATTAGACCTCCAGCGTTTTCGTGGGATGTCGCTCATCGAACTGATCGGGGAAACACAGTTCCCTCCTGTGCGTGAGGAGCCATATTTTCTCTCGCTTGGCCCGCATGGATTTTATTGGTTCAGGGTGGCTCATGACGGATGCCACCTACAGGACCAGGCAGTGGTATCTGGCGGCGCTCCTTGA
- a CDS encoding response regulator, translated as MTSAGGKNYTVLIVDDDPNLLQLLTDGLELLGRFTVIRARNGVEGLERFFEGHPDCVIIDVIMPGLDGYQLAKALRGDPDSAETPLIMLTALAQEKNRFVGLASGADQYLVKPVTPRKLVEAVQRAVQITHAERQRRFQALAEEKEAPVPEQ; from the coding sequence ATGACCTCTGCGGGCGGCAAGAACTATACGGTACTCATCGTTGATGATGACCCCAATCTTCTTCAATTACTCACCGATGGCCTGGAGTTGCTCGGACGGTTTACTGTGATACGTGCGAGGAACGGCGTGGAGGGACTTGAGCGGTTCTTCGAGGGGCATCCAGACTGTGTGATTATAGACGTTATTATGCCAGGGTTAGATGGCTATCAATTGGCGAAAGCCCTGCGCGGTGATCCCGATTCGGCGGAAACGCCGCTCATCATGCTCACGGCGCTGGCCCAGGAGAAAAATCGGTTTGTGGGCCTCGCGTCTGGCGCTGATCAGTATCTGGTCAAACCCGTCACCCCACGCAAGCTTGTCGAAGCGGTCCAGCGAGCGGTGCAGATCACCCATGCGGAGCGCCAGCGCCGCTTTCAGGCGCTGGCTGAAGAGAAGGAGGCTCCCGTTCCTGAGCAGTGA
- a CDS encoding maleylpyruvate isomerase N-terminal domain-containing protein translates to MDDPVARFQKSQEELEAVIARFSDEELTTPGKLGDWSLREVLAHIAAWDRWGQRAIEVRLTENDLPANMLEEARNPDPFNARAAEAWKGYDARQARADFAEAYNDLISFLKATPHEKLYRQIPRPNGKTTNPTASLTALARHKDEHRALLEELLANQ, encoded by the coding sequence ATGGATGACCCGGTTGCGCGTTTCCAGAAATCTCAGGAGGAGTTGGAGGCCGTCATCGCGCGTTTTTCCGATGAAGAACTGACAACACCCGGAAAACTGGGGGATTGGTCATTACGAGAAGTGCTGGCGCACATCGCCGCCTGGGATCGCTGGGGGCAGCGCGCTATCGAGGTGCGCCTCACAGAAAATGACCTGCCCGCCAACATGCTGGAAGAGGCGCGCAATCCCGACCCCTTCAACGCTCGCGCCGCCGAAGCATGGAAGGGATATGATGCCAGGCAGGCGCGCGCTGATTTTGCAGAGGCGTATAACGATCTCATCAGTTTCCTGAAGGCCACCCCACACGAAAAACTCTATCGCCAGATTCCCCGGCCTAATGGGAAAACGACCAACCCTACGGCAAGCCTGACCGCTTTGGCGCGCCACAAAGATGAACACCGCGCGCTCTTAGAGGAATTGCTCGCCAATCAGTGA
- a CDS encoding carbon monoxide dehydrogenase subunit G, which produces MHFEGQLSINAPIKAIYAFFTDPHQVANCAPGFQSMEVLAPDHFKPKVGVGIGAVKATFTLDVTLTELREPEHAVVKGHGVAAGSAVDLTGAMDLTAESEDATHMDWHADVNVSGTIASVGARLMEGTARKLTARFFDCVRQKVETPASTASS; this is translated from the coding sequence ATGCACTTTGAGGGTCAACTATCAATCAACGCGCCCATCAAGGCCATTTATGCGTTCTTCACCGATCCCCATCAGGTGGCAAACTGCGCTCCAGGCTTTCAGTCCATGGAAGTGCTGGCGCCAGACCACTTCAAGCCAAAGGTCGGCGTGGGGATCGGCGCGGTGAAAGCTACCTTCACTCTGGATGTGACGCTCACCGAGCTTCGTGAGCCAGAGCATGCGGTGGTGAAGGGTCACGGTGTCGCCGCTGGCAGCGCGGTGGATTTGACAGGGGCTATGGACCTGACCGCTGAATCCGAGGACGCCACCCACATGGATTGGCATGCGGATGTCAACGTCAGCGGGACGATAGCCAGCGTAGGCGCTCGCTTGATGGAGGGTACTGCGCGGAAGCTGACGGCCAGGTTCTTTGATTGCGTGCGCCAGAAGGTGGAAACCCCTGCGTCCACGGCAAGCTCTTGA
- a CDS encoding helix-turn-helix domain-containing protein has translation MSQELEAGHLAPPIAEEHHLSAFCPRYHHAMELIGRRWTGVILRVLINGPHRFNELLAAIPGLSDRLLSERLRELEAEGLVIRHVLPGPPVRVEYSLNERGYDLEQVIRSIAAWAEKWLPSPQDG, from the coding sequence ATGAGTCAAGAGCTTGAGGCGGGGCACCTGGCGCCCCCGATAGCCGAAGAACACCATCTCTCAGCGTTCTGTCCCCGCTATCATCATGCTATGGAATTGATTGGCCGACGCTGGACCGGGGTTATCTTGCGTGTCCTCATTAATGGCCCTCACCGTTTTAACGAATTGCTCGCTGCCATCCCCGGCCTCTCTGACCGGCTCTTAAGCGAACGCCTCCGCGAGCTTGAAGCGGAAGGGCTGGTCATCCGCCATGTCCTACCAGGGCCACCTGTCCGCGTAGAATACTCGCTGAACGAGCGCGGCTATGATCTGGAGCAGGTGATCCGCTCTATCGCGGCCTGGGCGGAAAAATGGCTCCCCTCCCCCCAGGATGGCTGA
- a CDS encoding nucleotidyltransferase family protein → MDSFLTALVLAAGSSKRLGQPKQLLSYRGTTLLSWTIAQAEASPALDEVLVILGHASDTVLASVTLGRARPVLNTEFSEGCAASYRAGLAAADQRAEGVMILLSDQPGVDVEAIGRVAAAWRAERGRIVIASYQGAPGHPLLFDRQLFPDLAALHGDKAAWKLVDQRPDWVRSVEMGRPLPGDVDTWADYTKLADSE, encoded by the coding sequence ATGGATAGCTTTCTGACCGCGCTGGTGCTGGCGGCGGGTTCCTCGAAACGTTTGGGCCAGCCCAAACAGCTTTTGTCCTATCGCGGGACGACGCTGCTGAGCTGGACGATTGCTCAAGCCGAAGCCAGCCCGGCGCTTGATGAAGTGCTGGTCATCCTGGGCCACGCCAGCGATACCGTTCTGGCGAGTGTGACCCTGGGGCGCGCGCGGCCTGTGCTGAACACCGAGTTCAGCGAGGGCTGCGCCGCTTCTTATCGGGCAGGTTTGGCAGCAGCCGACCAGCGGGCTGAGGGTGTGATGATCTTGCTCAGCGACCAGCCAGGCGTTGACGTTGAGGCTATCGGGCGCGTGGCCGCTGCCTGGCGCGCTGAACGGGGGCGTATCGTCATCGCCTCGTATCAGGGCGCGCCTGGGCATCCCCTCCTGTTTGATCGCCAGCTTTTCCCTGATCTGGCGGCGCTGCATGGCGACAAAGCTGCCTGGAAACTGGTCGATCAGCGCCCTGACTGGGTGCGCTCTGTTGAGATGGGCCGCCCGCTGCCCGGCGACGTGGATACCTGGGCAGATTACACCAAATTGGCCGACAGCGAATAG
- a CDS encoding M28 family peptidase — MFLSKTSLKSRRRWGLAFCLCLALGSCTQSTPNQTTTTPTLPGPLPPTGQSCAPLSQQIAGFPPSLAVDCDYIYSQLVRLAIGYQAREAGQGNKKPGHDDFANAWTAEILKQLDGFGPTVAKDPFSIQGYDGRPAVVPAVNVEVTVAGATHPEQIVMIGCHYDGFANSTESAYDDASGCMIMLGLAKALANHWRSSHSWPARTLKFVLFDAEEQGILGSFHYVNQTIAGDRGAVVAMFDEEQNGVAYPARAFGRADQLFLPFITVTSPVGPSDLYKQTLGDGAHHDQFLAWQDFTRQAISNAFSIMRAMRPSMAYLPNQTQGIFTPAQLADNQTIQLMDDNVGGSDEVPFTFAGINCITMSGNFTYYDRNAPPSSYPFDQPEDRVALMNQYTGGSGAKSLGTVLSLALPAVVTLWMLIQPDVMGLEPAPKGPVGTISDLPNNIQPGKALTLSAPGSYSPAGGALSYHWDFGDGSTGSGQQARHSWASPGTYTVQLTIQDSAGKRMVLTKTVEVGRRLPEFHNRFEDFGPSNGYAPPNPGVIIPTPGPGNP, encoded by the coding sequence ATGTTCTTGTCTAAGACCTCGCTCAAATCACGCCGACGTTGGGGCCTGGCGTTCTGTTTGTGTCTGGCGCTGGGCAGTTGCACGCAGAGTACGCCGAACCAGACAACCACAACACCTACCCTTCCTGGTCCGCTGCCCCCTACCGGGCAAAGCTGCGCGCCGCTGAGCCAGCAGATTGCCGGGTTTCCGCCTTCGCTGGCGGTGGATTGCGATTATATCTATAGTCAGCTTGTGCGCCTGGCGATAGGGTATCAGGCGCGTGAGGCCGGGCAGGGGAATAAAAAGCCAGGACATGATGACTTTGCCAACGCCTGGACGGCGGAAATCCTGAAGCAACTGGATGGCTTTGGGCCAACAGTTGCTAAAGACCCTTTTTCCATCCAGGGGTACGACGGAAGGCCAGCCGTTGTTCCGGCGGTCAATGTAGAGGTGACAGTGGCTGGCGCGACACATCCAGAACAAATAGTGATGATCGGCTGCCATTACGACGGCTTTGCCAACTCTACGGAGTCCGCCTATGATGACGCCAGCGGCTGCATGATTATGCTGGGGTTGGCAAAGGCGCTGGCGAACCACTGGCGCAGCAGCCATAGCTGGCCTGCGCGCACGCTCAAGTTTGTGTTATTTGACGCCGAAGAGCAGGGCATCCTGGGGTCGTTTCACTATGTCAATCAGACGATAGCTGGTGATCGCGGCGCTGTTGTGGCGATGTTTGATGAGGAGCAGAATGGCGTGGCGTATCCTGCCCGCGCTTTTGGCCGCGCTGACCAGCTATTCCTGCCGTTTATCACCGTGACCAGTCCGGTAGGCCCAAGCGATCTGTATAAGCAAACGCTTGGCGATGGCGCACATCACGACCAGTTCCTGGCCTGGCAGGATTTCACCAGGCAGGCCATCAGCAACGCCTTCAGCATTATGCGCGCGATGCGCCCTTCGATGGCCTATCTGCCGAATCAGACCCAGGGCATCTTCACGCCCGCGCAGCTTGCCGATAACCAGACCATTCAGCTTATGGATGATAACGTGGGCGGCAGTGATGAAGTGCCTTTTACTTTTGCGGGCATCAATTGTATTACGATGTCGGGCAATTTCACGTATTATGATAGGAATGCGCCGCCATCGTCCTATCCGTTCGATCAACCAGAGGATAGGGTGGCGCTGATGAATCAATATACAGGTGGCTCCGGGGCAAAATCGCTGGGAACGGTTCTCTCGCTGGCGCTGCCCGCTGTTGTCACGCTCTGGATGTTGATTCAGCCGGATGTGATGGGGCTGGAGCCAGCTCCAAAGGGTCCGGTGGGAACGATCAGCGATCTGCCAAACAATATCCAGCCGGGCAAAGCCTTGACGCTTTCTGCCCCCGGAAGCTACTCGCCAGCCGGTGGCGCGCTGAGCTATCATTGGGATTTTGGCGATGGCTCAACCGGCAGCGGCCAGCAAGCCCGGCACTCCTGGGCCAGCCCCGGCACCTACACGGTGCAATTGACAATTCAGGACAGCGCGGGCAAGCGGATGGTTCTTACAAAAACGGTAGAGGTGGGCAGGCGCTTGCCAGAGTTTCATAATCGCTTTGAGGATTTTGGCCCATCGAATGGCTATGCGCCGCCCAATCCGGGTGTGATCATACCGACGCCGGGGCCAGGCAACCCGTGA